In Rattus rattus isolate New Zealand chromosome 9, Rrattus_CSIRO_v1, whole genome shotgun sequence, a genomic segment contains:
- the LOC116908942 gene encoding olfactory receptor 1468-like, with protein sequence MSGNNKTVISHFVLLGLPITPEHHHLFYSVFLAMYLTTILGNLIIIILICLDTNLHTPMYLFLGNLSFTDLCFSSVTMPKLLQNMKSQVPSIPYAGCLTQMYFFLFFGDLESFLLVAMAYDRYVAICFPLHYTSIMSPKLCVSLVLLSWVLTTSHAMLHTLLLTRLSFCENNVIPHFFCDLSALLKLACSDIHINELVVLIIGGLVVILPFLLIIVSYTLIVSSILKVPSTRGIHKVFSTCGSHLSVVSLFYGTIIGLYLCPSTNNSTLKDTVMSMMYTVVTPMLNPFIYSLRNRDMKAALKRVLQKKTVF encoded by the coding sequence ATGTCTGGAAACAACAAGACTGTCATCTCTCATTTCGTCCTCCTGGGCCTGCCCATCACCCCTGAGCATCATCACTTGTTCTATTCTGTGTTCCTAGCCATGTACCTCACAACCATCCTAGGgaacctcatcatcatcatcctcatttgTCTGGACACCAatctccacacacccatgtacttgtTTCTAGGCAACTTGTCCTTCACTgacctctgcttttcctctgtcaCAATGCCCAAATTGCTGCAGAACATGAAGAGCCAAGTTCCATCCATCCCCTATGCAGGCTGCCTGAcacaaatgtacttttttttgttttttggagatcTTGAGAGCTTCCTTCTTGtggccatggcctatgaccgctatgtggccatctgtttCCCCCTTCATTATACCAGCATCATGAGCCCCAAGCTCTGTGTGAGTCTGGTGCTGCTATCCTGGGTTCTCACCACATCCCATGCTATGTTGCACACTCTGCTTTTAACTAGGTTGTCTTTCTGTGAAAACAATGTGATCCCCCATTTTTTCTGTGATCTGTCTGCTCTCCTGAAGCTGGCATGCTCTGATATTCACATTAATGAGTTGGTAGTATTAATCATAGGAGGGCTTGTTGTTATACTTCCATTTCTACTAATTATAGTGTCTTATACACTCATTGTCTCCTCCATCCTTAAGGTTCCTTCAACTCGAGGCATCCACAAGGTCTTCTCCACTTGTGGTTCTCACCTGTCTGTGGTGTCACTCTTCTATGGGACAATTATTGGCCTCTACTTATGTCCATCTACTAATAACTCTACTCTGAAGGACACTGTCATGTCTATGATGTACACAGTGGTGACACCCATGTTGAATcctttcatctacagcctgaggaacagagaCATGAAGGCAGCCCTAAAAAGAGTGCTTCAAaagaaaactgtcttctga
- the LOC116908920 gene encoding olfactory receptor 1468-like, protein MTGNNQTIISEFFLLGLPIPPEHQHLFYALFLTMYLTTVLGNLVIIIVIRLDSHLHTPMYFFLSNLSFSDLCFSSVTVPKLLQNMKSQVSSIPYAACLAQTYFFLFFADLESFLLVAMAYDRYVAICFPLHYSSIMSPKLCVSLVVLSWVLTMSHAMLHTLLLTRLSFCENSVIPHFFCDLSALLKLACSDIHINELMILIIGGLVVILPFLLIIVSYTRIISSILKVPSTRGIHKVFSTCGSHLSVVSLFYGTIIGLYLCPSANDSTLKDTVMSIMYTVVTPMLNPFIYSLRNKDMKGALKQCFK, encoded by the coding sequence ATGACTGGAAATAACCAGACTATCATCTCTGAGTTCTTCCTCCTGGGCCTGCCCATCCCCCCAGAGCACCAGCACCTCTTCTATGCACTGTTCCTGACGATGTACCTCACCACTGTCCTGGGGAACCtcgtcatcatcattgtcattagACTGGACTCTcatctccacacacccatgtacttttttctcagCAACTtatccttctctgacctctgcttttcctctgtcaCAGTGCCCAAATTGCTGCAGAACATGAAGAGCCAAGTTTCATCCATCCCCTATGCAGCCTGCCTGGCACAAACgtactttttcctgttttttgcaGACCTTGAAAGCTTCCTCCTGGTGGCCATGGCCTATGATCGTTATGTGGCCATCTGCTTCCCCCTTCATTACTCCAGCATCATGAGCCCCAAGCTCTGTGTGAGTCTGGTGGTGCTGTCCTGGGTGCTGACCATGTCCCATGCCATGTTGCATACTTTGCTCTTAACTAGGTTGTCTTTCTGTGAAAACAGTGTGATCCCCCATTTTTTCTGTGATCTGTCTGCTCTTCTAAAGCTGGCCTGCTCTGATATTCACATTAATGAGTTGATGATATTGATCATAGGAGGGCTTGTTGTTATACTTCCATTTCTACTCATCATAGTGTCTTATACACGCATCATTTCCTCCATTCTTAAGGTCCCTTCAACTCGAGGCATCCACAAGGTCTTCTCCACCTGCGGCTCCCATCTGTCTGTGGTGTCACTGTTCTATGGAACAATTATTGGCCTCTACTTATGTCCATCTGCTAATGACTCTACTCTGAAGGACACTGTCATGTCTATAATGTACACAGTGGTGACTCCCATGCTGAACCCCTTCATCTACAGcctaagaaacaaagacatgaaggGAGCCCTAAAACAGTGCTTCAAatga